In Nomascus leucogenys isolate Asia chromosome 6, Asia_NLE_v1, whole genome shotgun sequence, one DNA window encodes the following:
- the GDPGP1 gene encoding GDP-D-glucose phosphorylase 1 has protein sequence MALPHDSNETSYLLPPNNEDWDGQTIPDFVYGQKDLMAEGIQWPRNAPGILDALPQSPFDAALCSAWKQRVELGLFRYRLRELQTQILPGAVGFVAQLNVERGVQRRRPQTIKSVRQAFDPEQFNFNKIRPGEVLFRLHREPDLPGTLLQEDILVVINVSPLEWGHVLLVPEPARELPQRLLPGALRAGIEAVLLSLHPGFRVGFNSLGGLASVNHLHLHGYYLAHRLPVEQAPSEPLDPGGHLHLLQDLPAPGFLFYTRGPGPDLESLISRVCRVTDYLTDHEIAHNLFVTRGAPPGKTSPSSALTGVRVILWARKSSFGIKDGEAFSVALCELAGHLPVKTSQDFSSLTEAAAVALIQDCRLPPSQAEEVQAALVALMSQEEQ, from the coding sequence ATGGCTCTTCCACATGATTCAAACGAAACTTCCTATTTGCTACCTCCAAACAATGAGGACTGGGATGGGCAAACCATTCCTGACTTTGTTTATGGGCAGAAGgatctcatggcagaagggattCAGTGGCCAAGGAATGCACCTGGCATCCTGGATGCTCTGCCACAATCTCCCTTTGATGCTGCACTCTGCTCTGCCTGGAAGCAGCGGGTGGAGCTGGGGCTGTTTCGCTACCGCCTACGGGAGCTACAGACCCAAATCCTCCCTGGTGCTGTGGGTTTCGTGGCTCAGCTGAATGTGGAGCGTGGTGTGCAGAGGAGGCGCCCGCAGACCATCAAGAGCGTGAGGCAGGCATTTGACCCTGAACAGTTCAACTTCAACAAGATCCGGCCCGGAGAAGTCCTCTTCCGTTTGCACCGGGAGCCTGATCTCCCTGGGACTCTGCTGCAAGAAGACATCCTCGTGGTGATCAACGTCAGCCCCCTGGAGTGGGGCCACGTGCTGCTGGTGCCTGAGCCTGCCCGCGAGCTCCCCCAGCGCCTGCTGCCAGGTGCACTGAGGGCGGGGATTGAGGCTGTGCTGCTGAGCTTACACCCTGGCTTCCGTGTCGGCTTCAACAGCCTGGGAGGCTTGGCCTCGGTGAACCACCTCCACCTGCATGGCTATTACCTGGCTCACAGACTGCCCGTGGAGCAGGCACCAAGCGAGCCCCTGGACCCTGGAGGCCATTTGCATCTGCTCCAGGACCTCCCAGCTCCCGGCTTCCTCTTTTATACTCGTGGGCCAGGGCCTGACTTGGAGTCCCTGATAAGCAGGGTATGTCGGGTCACTGATTATCTGACTGACCATGAGATTGCACATAACTTGTTTGTGACCCGGGGAGCTCCGCCAGGAAAGACATCACCTTCCTCAGCCCTCACAGGGGTCCGAGTAATTCTGTGGGCCCGGAAGTCCAGCTTTGGGATAAAGGATGGTGAGGCTTTCAGTGTTGCCCTCTGTGAGCTGGCTGGGCACCTCCCTGTCAAAACATCCCAGGACTTCAGCAGCCTGACAGAAGCAGCCGCTGTGGCCCTCATTCAGGACTGTCGGCTGCCCCCATCCCAGGCAGAAGAGGTACAGGCAGCACTGGTGGCCCTGATGTCCCAGGAAGAGCAATAA
- the LOC100595172 gene encoding tubulin polyglutamylase TTLL13P, whose amino-acid sequence MEPSTCRTSESEEDYVEEKESENCVKEGATIPSNSSQQALLKADYKALKNGVPSPIMATKIPKKVIVPVDTGDLEARRRKRRRKRRSLAINLTNCKYESVRRAAHMCGLKEVGEDEEWTLYWTDCAVSLERVMDMKRFQKINHFPGMTEICRKDLLARNLNRMYKLYPSEYNIFPRTWCLPADYGDFQSYGRQRKARTYICKPDSGCQGRGIFITRNPREIKPGEHMICQQYISKPFLIDGFKFDMRIYILITSCDPLRIFIYEEGLARFATTPYVEPSHNNLDNVCMHLTNYAINKHNENFVRDGAVGSKRKLSTLNIWLQEHSYNPGELWGDIEDIIIKTIISAHSVLRHNYRTCFPQYLNGGTCACFEILGFDILLDHKLKPWLLEVNHSPSFTTDSRLDQEVKDALLCDAMTLVNLRGCDKRKVMEEDKRRVKERLFQCYQQPRESRKEKTESSHVAMLDQERYEDSHLGKYRRIYPGPDTEKYARFFKHNGSLFQETAASKAREECARQQLEEIRLKQEQQETWGTKRRKAKAQNQGESAGEKSRPRAGLQSLSTRLAYRNRNWEKELLPGQLDTMRPQEIVEEEELERMKALLQRETLIRSLGIVEQLTRLQHPGPQGQKKLHESQDRLGSQELKSMSLVLLALLRGAATEQGAPHFLHPVLPHESIPRILGALPSMNAAIPHVPRCHLQPKNFNWTGEPAAIYSCSLSMKKAGRRYFSNARIRLTSQGQASRRLEAINRVLAGSVPPTLTPKQGYFLQPERVASDSWTECTLPSMVNSEHRAAKVPLCPASAPVLQRSRALLNINQFR is encoded by the exons ATGGAGCCGAGTACCTGTAGGACCAGCGAATCAGAGGAAGACTATGTTGAGGAAAAGGAATCTGAGAATTGTGTTAAAGAGGGAGCTACCATCCCCTCTAACTCTTCACAGCAGGCCCTCCTAAAAGCTGACTATAAGGCATTAAAAAATGGGGTTCCCTCACCCATTATGGCCACAAAAATTCCGAAGAAAGTCATAGTCCCAGTTGACACAGGCGACTTAGAAgctaggaggaggaagagaaggcgGAAACGCAG ATCCCTGGCCATCAACCTGACCAACTGCAAGTATGAGAGTG TGCGTCGGGCAGCTCACATGTGTGGCCtgaaggaggtgggggaggatGAAGAGTGGACTCTGTACTGGACAGACTGCGCTGTCTCGCTGGAACGAGTCATGGACATGAAGAGGTTTCAG AAAATCAACCACTTCCCTGGCATGACAGAAATCTGCCGCAAAGATCTGCTGGCTCGGAACCTCAACCGCATGTACAAACTCTATCCCTCTGAGTACAACATCTTCCCCCGCACCTGGTGCCTCCCCGCAGA CTACGGGGACTTCCAGTCCTATGGTCGTCAGCGAAAAGCCCGCACGTATATCTGCAAGCCAGACAGTGGCTGTCAGGGACGTGGCATCTTCATTACCCGAAATCCCCGGGAGATCAAGCCAGGAGAGCATATGATCTGCCAGCAATACATCTCCAAG CCCTTCCTCATTGATGGCTTCAAGTTTGATATGCGAATCTACATCCTGATCACATCCTGTGACCCTCTCCGGATCTTCATATATGAGGAGGGCCTAGCCCGTTTTGCCACCACGCCCTATGTGGAGCCCAGCCATAACAACCTG GACAATGTCTGCATGCACCTGACCAACTATGCTATCAACAAACACAATGAGAATTTTGTCCGGGATGGCGCTGTGGGCAGTAAGAG GAAGCTGTCAACACTCAACATCTGGCTGCAAGAGCACAGCTACAACCCTGGAGAGCTGTGGGGGGACATCGAGGACATCATCATCAAAACCATCATCTCAGCCCATTCTGTTCTACGCCACAACTACCGAACCTGTTTTCCCCAGTATCTGAATGGAGGTACATGCGCCTGTTTTGAGATCCTTGGTTTTGACATCTTGCTGGACCACAAGTTGAAGCCCTGGCTGCTAGAG GTAAACCACTCTCCAAGCTTCACCACGGACTCACGCCTTGATCAAGAGGTAAAGGATGCACTTCTCTGTGATGCTATGACCCTTGTCAACCTCCGGGGCTGTGACAAAAGAAAGGTGATGGAAGAGGATAAGCGGCGAGTCAAGGAACGGCTCTTCCAGTGCTACCAACAGCCAAGAGAATCTAG gaaagaaaaaactgagtCATCCCATGTGGCAATGCTGGACCAGGAACGATATGAGGATTCTCACCTGGGAAAATACCGGCGGATCTACCCTGGGCCTGACACAGAAAAGTATGCCCGCTTCTTCAAGCACAATGGCTCCCTCTTCCAGGAGACTGCTGCTTCCAAGGCCAGAGAGGAGTGTGCCAG GCAGCAACTAGAGGAGATCCGCCTTAAGCAGGAACAGCAGGAGACCTGGGGTACTAAGAGGCGAAAGGCCAAGGCCCAGAACCAGGGTGAATCAGCTGGGGAGAAAAGCCGACCCAGGGCAGGGCTCCAGAGCCTTTCCACCCGCTTGGCTTACAGGAACCGCAACTGGGAGAAAGAG CTGCTGCCGGGACAGCTGGACACCATGAGGCCTCAAGAAATTGTGGAAGAGGAGGAGCTGGAGCGGATGAAGGCCCTGCTACAAAGGGAGACTCTCATCCGAAGCCTGGGTATTGTAGAGCAGCTCACCCGTCTGCAGCACCCTGGCCCCCAGGGCCAGAAAAAACTTCATGAGAGTCAG GACAGGCTGGGCAGTCAAGAACTGAAATCTATGAGTCTGGTCCTATTGGCGCTCCTAAGAGGGGCTGCCACAGAGCAGGGCGCTCCTCATTTCCTGCATCCAGTTCTGCCCCATGAATCAATCCCCAGGATCTTAGGGGCACTGCCAAGCATGAATGCTGCAATCCCACATGTTCCCCGGTGCCATCTGCAGCCCAAAAACTTCAACTGGACAGGAGAGCCGGCAGCCATCTACTCCTGTTCATTGTCAATGAAGAAAGCTGGGAGGCGCTATTTTTCCAATGCCAGAATCAGGCTCACTAGCC AAGGACAAGCCAGCAGAAGGCTAGAAGCCATAAACCGAGTCCTGGCAGGATCAGTGCCACCCACTTTAACCCCGAAGCAGGGCTATTTTCTGCAACCAGAAAGAGTGGCATCTGACTCATGGACTGAATGCACCTTGCCCTCCATGGTAAACTCTGAACACAGAGCAGCCAAGGTTCCCCTCTGCCCTGCGTCTGCACCCGTGCTGCAGCGTTCCAGAGCACTCCTCAACATCAATCAGTTCAGGTAA